The following are encoded together in the Geobacter sulfurreducens PCA genome:
- a CDS encoding 4Fe-4S dicluster domain-containing protein: MSEEKNTAIDLKNLKAGGFIKERGKDLFTVRLRVPGGRLPVGRLKKIAEVAEKYGQGMVHLSVRQSVELININFRDFDAVVAELGEGTQKVASCGARVRVPTACGGCEYNPNGLVDTQKSALEVDEKLFGIPTGHHKFKVGFAGCPFDCPKSATNDVGFQGAVWPVLSADHCIGCGLCAKSCTEDAIAMGDNGKPLFIPANCLYCGDCLKVCPTEAWRAGKKGYTVRIGGKWGRRPLVGTLFAEFLPEDQVVDFIAAVLGWYQEKAEGQGRIRLGDVIRAQGPEALLARLRERFPAFVVNATIAPQAIATQVGKEKQAHDNR, translated from the coding sequence ATGTCCGAGGAGAAGAATACCGCCATCGACCTCAAGAACCTCAAGGCCGGCGGCTTCATCAAGGAGCGGGGTAAGGATCTCTTCACCGTGCGCCTGCGGGTCCCCGGCGGGCGGCTGCCCGTGGGGCGGCTCAAGAAGATCGCCGAGGTGGCCGAGAAATACGGCCAGGGGATGGTCCATCTCTCGGTGCGCCAGTCGGTGGAGCTGATCAACATCAACTTCAGGGACTTCGACGCCGTGGTGGCCGAGCTGGGGGAGGGGACCCAGAAGGTCGCCTCCTGCGGGGCCCGGGTGCGCGTGCCCACCGCCTGCGGCGGCTGCGAGTACAACCCCAACGGCCTGGTGGACACCCAAAAGTCGGCCCTTGAGGTGGATGAAAAGCTGTTCGGCATCCCCACCGGCCACCACAAGTTCAAGGTCGGCTTTGCCGGCTGCCCCTTTGACTGTCCCAAGTCCGCCACCAATGACGTGGGCTTCCAGGGCGCGGTATGGCCTGTCCTCTCCGCGGACCACTGCATCGGCTGCGGCCTCTGCGCCAAATCATGCACCGAAGACGCCATTGCCATGGGAGACAACGGCAAGCCCCTCTTCATCCCCGCCAACTGCCTCTACTGCGGCGACTGCCTCAAGGTCTGCCCCACCGAGGCCTGGCGGGCGGGAAAAAAGGGCTACACTGTGCGGATCGGCGGCAAATGGGGCCGCCGCCCCCTGGTGGGCACCCTGTTCGCCGAGTTCCTGCCCGAAGACCAGGTGGTCGACTTCATCGCCGCGGTCCTGGGGTGGTACCAGGAAAAGGCTGAAGGCCAGGGCAGGATCAGGCTCGGCGACGTGATCCGCGCCCAGGGGCCCGAAGCCCTGCTCGCCCGCCTGCGGGAGCGCTTCCCCGCCTTCGTGGTCAACGCCACCATTGCCCCCCAGGCCATCGCCACCCAGGTCGGAAAGGAGAAACAGGCCCATGACAACCGTTGA
- a CDS encoding sulfurtransferase TusA family protein, with protein sequence MTTVDLRGVTCPTNFVKAKLALETVDTGAVVEFLLDDGEPVKNVPRSLKGEGHKLLGLKEADGCYVLTVGKGEE encoded by the coding sequence ATGACAACCGTTGATCTGCGCGGGGTAACCTGCCCCACCAATTTCGTCAAAGCAAAGCTGGCGCTGGAAACGGTCGATACCGGCGCAGTGGTCGAATTCCTCCTGGACGACGGCGAGCCGGTGAAGAACGTCCCCCGCAGCCTCAAGGGCGAGGGGCACAAACTCCTTGGCCTCAAGGAGGCAGACGGCTGCTACGTCCTGACGGTGGGAAAGGGGGAGGAGTGA
- a CDS encoding type II toxin-antitoxin system Phd/YefM family antitoxin, whose protein sequence is MTTNTKFSEDIVPLSDLKINPGRVVSQVDKTHRPVLLTSRGRGVAVVQSVRDFEADAEERAFLKAVVQGLVDIEEGRTVSLADARKRLGLD, encoded by the coding sequence ATGACCACGAACACAAAGTTTTCCGAGGACATCGTCCCGCTCTCCGATTTGAAGATCAATCCGGGCCGTGTTGTCAGCCAGGTGGACAAAACCCACCGGCCGGTGCTTCTGACAAGCCGGGGCCGGGGTGTCGCCGTTGTGCAATCCGTCAGGGATTTCGAGGCCGATGCCGAGGAGCGGGCATTTCTGAAGGCGGTCGTTCAGGGACTCGTTGATATCGAGGAGGGGCGGACCGTGAGTCTGGCCGACGCCAGGAAGCGTCTCGGGCTGGACTGA
- a CDS encoding type II toxin-antitoxin system RelE/ParE family toxin — MAPRSSIEFAESAVADLADIIAWYADQQVPEVGKRLVGEVVAQVERLADFPESGRIVPEFELANLREIIHPPFRIVYRVDAARIRIVRVWRSERLMKVVEGSE, encoded by the coding sequence ATGGCGCCCAGGTCAAGCATTGAATTTGCCGAGTCGGCTGTTGCCGATCTGGCGGACATCATCGCCTGGTATGCCGACCAGCAGGTACCCGAGGTGGGGAAGCGCCTGGTCGGGGAGGTTGTCGCCCAGGTGGAGCGGCTCGCCGATTTCCCCGAAAGTGGACGGATCGTGCCGGAGTTCGAGCTTGCCAATCTGCGTGAGATTATTCATCCGCCGTTTCGGATTGTTTATCGGGTCGATGCTGCCCGCATCCGGATTGTCCGTGTCTGGCGGAGTGAGCGGTTGATGAAGGTGGTGGAAGGGAGTGAATGA
- a CDS encoding IS3 family transposase ISGsu7 yields the protein MEKDVSVSGAAEGERSSTGAAPEVKRWSANRKKEVVLRLMRGEPIDALSRELGIEIYRLEEWHQKALQGIESALKAREGDPLAAELDAAFKRIGEITMENELLREKARRAHPLAQRRSKK from the coding sequence ATGGAAAAGGATGTCAGTGTCTCCGGTGCGGCGGAAGGAGAGCGTAGCTCGACTGGAGCAGCACCGGAAGTCAAACGTTGGAGCGCCAACCGCAAAAAGGAGGTTGTCCTGCGGTTGATGCGCGGTGAACCAATCGATGCCTTGTCCCGTGAGTTGGGCATCGAAATCTATCGCCTGGAAGAGTGGCATCAGAAAGCACTCCAGGGGATAGAATCTGCTCTCAAGGCTCGTGAAGGTGATCCGTTGGCAGCGGAACTCGATGCAGCCTTCAAGCGCATCGGTGAGATCACCATGGAAAACGAGCTACTGCGGGAGAAAGCGAGGCGTGCCCACCCTTTGGCCCAGAGGAGATCGAAGAAATGA
- a CDS encoding IS3 family transposase gives MSATISPATGKAYGVQRVCLAWGVPRSSFYSRAGRKTLPAVLLKRGPKTPLSDDEVLSLIRTDLETSPFVGEGHRKVWGRLRFVKGIKVGRKRVLRLMRENNLLSPHRVVQGQPKDHAGKIITAAPNVMWGTDGTKIFTLEEGWCWLFTAVEHWNAECVGWHVTKNGDRFAALQPLAMGIKARFGSVGAAAARGLALRMDHGSQYLSEHFQNQIKFWGIAPSFSFVAEPQTNGVTERFNRTIKEQVIYGRHYRTIEEVRMAVADFMDRYNRLWLVEKLGFRSPRQAFEEYQLKKAA, from the coding sequence ATGAGTGCTACGATCTCCCCTGCCACCGGTAAAGCCTATGGCGTTCAGCGCGTCTGCCTTGCCTGGGGAGTGCCCCGCTCGTCGTTCTATAGCCGTGCAGGCAGAAAAACATTGCCTGCTGTACTGCTCAAGCGTGGTCCAAAAACACCGCTCTCTGACGACGAGGTACTTTCTCTCATCCGGACCGACCTGGAGACATCCCCCTTTGTCGGCGAAGGGCACCGTAAGGTCTGGGGACGACTACGCTTCGTCAAAGGGATAAAAGTCGGCCGCAAACGAGTGTTGCGTCTCATGCGGGAGAACAATCTGCTCTCCCCTCACCGGGTTGTTCAGGGACAGCCCAAGGACCACGCCGGCAAGATCATCACGGCGGCCCCCAACGTCATGTGGGGTACCGATGGCACCAAGATCTTCACCCTGGAAGAAGGGTGGTGCTGGTTGTTTACCGCCGTCGAGCATTGGAATGCCGAGTGCGTCGGTTGGCATGTGACCAAGAATGGCGACCGGTTTGCCGCATTGCAGCCGCTCGCCATGGGAATCAAGGCCCGTTTCGGCTCGGTCGGTGCCGCTGCTGCTCGAGGGTTGGCACTGAGGATGGATCACGGCAGCCAATACCTCTCAGAGCATTTCCAGAATCAGATCAAGTTCTGGGGAATTGCCCCAAGTTTCTCATTTGTTGCCGAACCGCAGACCAACGGGGTGACGGAACGGTTTAATCGGACTATCAAAGAGCAGGTCATCTATGGCCGCCATTACCGCACAATCGAAGAAGTAAGGATGGCAGTAGCTGACTTCATGGATCGTTACAACCGGCTGTGGCTGGTTGAAAAGCTCGGGTTCAGAAGCCCACGACAGGCTTTCGAGGAGTATCAACTCAAGAAGGCTGCGTGA
- a CDS encoding nucleotide pyrophosphohydrolase — protein sequence MEKTIRELTVRVREFCEARDWDQFHGPKDLAIGVITEASELLEHFRFQSDEQALALLNDPKIKEEIEDELADVLFFLLRFSQLFDVDLTKALLRKIEKSEKKYPVEKAKGKNTKYTKL from the coding sequence GTGGAAAAAACAATACGTGAATTAACAGTGAGAGTTCGGGAGTTTTGCGAAGCACGAGATTGGGATCAATTCCATGGCCCAAAGGATCTTGCTATAGGGGTCATTACAGAGGCTTCGGAACTCTTAGAGCATTTCCGCTTTCAGTCTGATGAACAGGCGTTGGCATTGTTGAATGACCCTAAAATTAAAGAGGAGATCGAAGATGAGCTTGCCGATGTCCTATTCTTCCTGCTCCGTTTCTCGCAGTTGTTCGATGTTGACCTGACCAAGGCCCTGCTGAGGAAGATCGAGAAGAGCGAAAAGAAATATCCCGTAGAAAAGGCAAAAGGGAAGAATACGAAGTACACGAAGCTGTAG
- a CDS encoding DNA/RNA helicase domain-containing protein has protein sequence MIVYSATKARFKEDVMTNDIGGIIFNAFQNATGRSTGRAEIESWMHSLQYMDRVLSDDEIPHDAGVAIEYHLPQTSKRIDFILTGRDRDRRESAILVELKQWQKAELTQSDAIVITRFKHGTAETLHPSYQAWSYKRLLEDFNQTVQEEHIGLYPCAYLHNYEDDGVITHPFYSDHIKRAPIFLKPDALKLQQFIKTHVKFGDTTRIMYRIEHGKIKPSKNLADELASMLKGNREFVLIDDQKVVFEKAKRLAEQASEHTKKVLIVEGGPGTGKSVLAINLLVALTGKDHVVQYVTRNSAPRLVYEAKLTGHFRKTHISNMLSGSGSYHATPPNTFGCLIVDEAHRLNEKSGMFSHLGENQIKEIISASRLSVFFIDEDQKVTLKDIGDKEAIRTWAEKLGAEVVEMSLESQFRCNGSNGYLAWLDNTLQIRETANETLDTREYDFRIVDSPSELHGLIKDKNKISNKARMVAGYCWDWTSKKNPHLKDIVIGDYRATWNLETDGQAWIIKPDSVSEVGCIHTCQGLEVDYIGVIVGPDLVVRDGSVLTRPAERSRMDKSIQGWKKLLKDDPEGGAARLDAIIKNTYRTLMTRGQKGCYVYFTDEETRRYSAERLQIGPAAEQVAEKPVLPADEEAVVLPFRLLGPEQARPYENCVPLYDFKIAAGGFSDEQQVDDCDWVELPEEFRPRKGLFVAQVVGESMNRRIPNGAWCLFRIASAGSRNGKVVLASHREIADNDTGGHYTVKIYESTKESFSDGTWRHASIILRPDSALPGYEPIVLSEEQAEDLRVIGELVAVLG, from the coding sequence TTGATCGTTTATTCCGCCACAAAAGCCAGGTTCAAAGAAGATGTCATGACCAATGACATCGGCGGCATCATCTTCAACGCCTTCCAGAATGCAACGGGGCGAAGTACCGGCAGGGCCGAAATCGAATCGTGGATGCACTCGCTGCAGTATATGGACCGAGTTCTCAGCGACGATGAAATCCCCCACGACGCCGGCGTCGCCATCGAGTACCACCTCCCTCAAACCTCCAAGCGTATCGACTTCATCCTAACCGGCCGGGACAGGGACCGGCGCGAGTCGGCCATTCTCGTTGAACTTAAGCAGTGGCAGAAGGCGGAGCTGACCCAGAGTGACGCCATCGTTATTACCCGCTTCAAGCACGGCACCGCCGAAACCCTTCACCCCTCCTACCAAGCCTGGTCTTACAAGCGCCTCCTTGAAGACTTCAACCAGACCGTACAAGAAGAACATATCGGTCTCTACCCCTGCGCCTACCTGCATAACTACGAAGACGACGGGGTAATTACCCATCCGTTTTACAGCGACCATATCAAGCGGGCACCGATTTTCCTCAAGCCCGATGCCCTGAAACTGCAGCAGTTCATCAAGACTCACGTCAAATTCGGCGATACGACCCGGATTATGTACCGGATCGAGCACGGCAAGATCAAGCCGTCCAAGAACCTGGCCGATGAGCTTGCTTCAATGCTCAAGGGCAACCGGGAATTCGTCCTGATCGACGACCAGAAAGTGGTGTTCGAGAAGGCGAAACGGTTGGCAGAGCAGGCATCGGAGCACACCAAAAAGGTCCTGATCGTCGAGGGAGGGCCGGGCACTGGTAAGTCGGTTCTAGCGATTAACCTCCTGGTGGCGCTTACCGGCAAGGATCATGTCGTCCAGTACGTCACCCGCAACTCGGCCCCTCGGCTCGTCTACGAGGCCAAGCTTACCGGCCACTTCCGGAAAACTCATATTTCCAACATGTTATCCGGTTCCGGCTCGTATCACGCGACTCCACCCAACACGTTCGGTTGCCTCATCGTGGACGAGGCGCACCGGTTGAACGAGAAGTCCGGAATGTTCAGCCACCTGGGGGAGAACCAGATCAAGGAGATCATCAGCGCCAGCAGGCTGAGTGTCTTCTTCATCGACGAAGACCAGAAGGTGACCCTGAAGGACATAGGCGACAAGGAGGCGATCCGCACCTGGGCGGAGAAGCTAGGTGCCGAAGTCGTGGAGATGAGCCTGGAGTCACAGTTTCGCTGCAATGGCTCTAACGGTTACCTGGCGTGGCTCGACAATACACTGCAGATTCGGGAGACGGCCAACGAGACGCTGGATACCCGTGAGTACGACTTCCGCATTGTTGATAGCCCATCCGAACTGCACGGCCTGATCAAGGACAAGAACAAGATAAGTAACAAGGCACGTATGGTGGCAGGCTACTGCTGGGACTGGACCAGCAAGAAGAATCCTCATTTGAAGGACATTGTCATTGGCGACTACCGGGCGACTTGGAACCTGGAGACAGACGGCCAGGCGTGGATCATAAAGCCCGACTCCGTCAGCGAGGTGGGGTGCATTCATACCTGCCAGGGGCTGGAGGTGGACTACATCGGCGTCATCGTCGGGCCGGATTTGGTCGTCCGCGACGGCAGTGTGCTGACCCGGCCGGCCGAGCGGTCGAGAATGGACAAGTCGATCCAGGGGTGGAAGAAGCTGCTCAAGGATGATCCCGAAGGTGGCGCGGCGCGGCTAGACGCCATCATCAAGAACACCTACCGAACCCTCATGACGCGCGGCCAGAAGGGATGCTACGTCTACTTCACAGACGAGGAGACACGCCGGTACTCCGCCGAACGGCTGCAGATCGGGCCGGCAGCAGAGCAGGTTGCCGAGAAACCGGTGCTGCCTGCAGACGAAGAAGCAGTGGTCCTGCCGTTCCGCCTTCTGGGGCCAGAGCAAGCGCGGCCATACGAGAACTGCGTACCGCTCTACGACTTCAAGATCGCCGCCGGCGGCTTCAGTGACGAGCAACAGGTGGATGATTGCGACTGGGTTGAACTGCCGGAAGAATTCCGTCCAAGGAAAGGGCTGTTTGTGGCCCAAGTGGTGGGTGAGTCGATGAACCGGCGCATCCCGAACGGGGCCTGGTGCCTCTTCCGCATCGCCTCGGCCGGCTCACGGAACGGCAAGGTCGTCCTCGCCTCGCACCGGGAGATAGCCGATAACGATACCGGCGGACACTACACCGTCAAGATTTACGAGAGCACGAAGGAGAGTTTTTCTGATGGGACGTGGCGGCATGCGTCGATCATCCTGCGGCCGGACAGTGCCTTGCCTGGGTATGAGCCGATTGTGTTGAGCGAGGAGCAGGCGGAGGATTTGCGGGTGATTGGGGAGTTGGTGGCGGTGCTGGGGTGA
- a CDS encoding DUF3427 domain-containing protein, with protein sequence MRLAHGIYEALLDEALQEALALRPELRRVFSKIDQEEQPALYAAFVARVLEQALREESDQEKRLALCNRILGSVAAEPGRGHLEKRRLIPEQKPLLLEITPPNYNQSGLPRPHTSLAQSSLFTGADGHLQLVHELLAELRSADGVDILVSFIKWSGLRLLMPAFEDLRDRQVPVRLITTSYMGASDAPAVEWLAGLPNVQVRVSYDTERTRLHAKAYHFRRQSGFSTAYIGSANMSQAAITSGLEWNLKVTAQDMPHVLEKFSVEFETYWNSREFVPFDPARPEQFRSALARAKNKEISGPAVFFDLTPHPFQERILEALERERSAHDRWRNLVIAATGTGKTVVAAFDFKRFYEQKQKQAKLLFLAHRQEILQQALGTFRNILRDQNFGELQVGPYDATRLEHLFCSVGMLTSRRLWEQVGPDFYDYIVIDEAHHGTAGSYRPIFNHFSPQILLGLTATPERMDGDNVAADFGNRFAAEIRLPEALEEKLLCPFHYFGIADPIAINGDQFWRNGKYDAAALENVYVLDTANARKRVAAIIEALKRYEPDVASLKGIGFCVTIRHAEYMAEQFSQRGIPSAPFVSGIDSDQCADLLARLRNGQLTFLFTVDKLSEGVDVPEINTVLFLRPTESLTVFLQQLGRGLRHAPEKECLTVLDFVGQAHRRYRIDTKLKALLPRHRFAIDKEVEQDFPHLPAGCAIQLDRLSRQYVLDNIRENFGRLAVQVPDRLQTFTSETGQELTFGNFIRYHDYEPEVLLAKESWSEWKAKAQLAPIPVDPDLARLKKALLRAAFINGPREAELLRQLLAMLAAGQVIEALALAGSSAMLLYYRIWGDRAEKVGIASLAEAFQRLAANPSICADLDEILAWSLDTTEVAGIAPELPYRVPLELHAQYGIREVQAAFGRATLESSGQTGVGVMHFAEQKTYALLVTFQKTEKEFSPSTMYADYPISRELLHWESQANTAQHHTDGQNLIHHQERGYTVLVFARGKKKRNGVTVPFTYLGPVDMVSYESERPIKMVWRLRYAMPVEMFEDNRRGG encoded by the coding sequence ATGCGTTTAGCTCACGGCATATACGAAGCACTTCTCGATGAAGCTTTGCAGGAGGCCCTAGCCCTGCGGCCGGAACTGCGACGCGTTTTCAGCAAGATCGATCAGGAGGAGCAGCCGGCCCTCTATGCCGCCTTTGTCGCCCGGGTACTGGAGCAGGCGCTGCGAGAGGAGTCGGACCAGGAAAAGCGCCTCGCACTCTGCAACCGGATTCTTGGCTCCGTGGCTGCTGAGCCGGGTAGGGGGCATCTGGAAAAGCGCCGTCTGATCCCGGAACAGAAGCCGCTCCTCTTGGAAATCACCCCGCCCAACTACAACCAATCCGGGCTCCCCCGGCCCCATACCTCTCTTGCACAAAGCAGTCTCTTTACCGGAGCAGATGGTCATCTCCAGCTTGTCCATGAGTTGCTGGCTGAACTACGCTCCGCCGACGGGGTGGATATCCTCGTATCCTTCATCAAGTGGTCCGGTCTGCGGCTCCTCATGCCGGCTTTTGAAGATCTGCGTGACCGACAGGTCCCGGTGCGGCTGATCACCACCTCCTACATGGGGGCGTCCGATGCCCCGGCGGTGGAGTGGCTGGCTGGTCTCCCCAACGTGCAGGTCCGAGTCTCCTACGACACCGAGCGGACCCGGCTCCACGCCAAGGCCTATCACTTCCGGCGGCAGAGCGGCTTCTCCACCGCCTACATCGGCTCAGCCAACATGTCCCAGGCGGCGATTACCAGCGGGCTGGAGTGGAACCTGAAAGTCACCGCCCAGGACATGCCTCACGTGCTGGAGAAGTTCAGCGTCGAGTTCGAGACTTACTGGAACAGCCGGGAATTCGTCCCCTTCGATCCGGCCCGGCCGGAGCAGTTTCGCAGCGCCCTGGCCCGCGCCAAGAACAAGGAGATCAGCGGTCCGGCGGTCTTTTTCGATCTTACCCCCCACCCGTTTCAGGAGCGGATTCTGGAAGCGCTGGAGCGGGAGCGCAGCGCCCACGACCGCTGGCGCAATCTGGTCATCGCCGCCACCGGCACCGGTAAGACCGTGGTAGCGGCCTTTGATTTCAAGCGCTTCTATGAGCAGAAACAGAAGCAGGCAAAGCTCCTTTTCCTGGCCCACCGGCAGGAGATTCTCCAGCAGGCACTCGGCACCTTCCGCAACATCCTGCGGGACCAGAATTTCGGCGAACTGCAGGTCGGGCCCTATGACGCCACCCGTCTGGAGCACCTCTTCTGCTCCGTCGGTATGCTCACCTCCCGCCGCCTCTGGGAGCAGGTCGGCCCGGACTTCTACGACTACATCGTCATCGACGAAGCCCACCACGGCACGGCCGGCAGCTACCGTCCCATCTTCAACCACTTCTCCCCGCAGATACTGCTGGGACTCACCGCCACCCCGGAACGGATGGACGGCGATAACGTGGCCGCCGATTTTGGCAACCGCTTTGCCGCCGAGATCCGCCTCCCTGAAGCGCTGGAGGAGAAGCTCCTCTGCCCCTTCCACTACTTCGGCATTGCCGACCCCATCGCCATCAACGGCGATCAGTTCTGGCGCAATGGCAAGTACGATGCCGCGGCTCTGGAGAACGTCTATGTCCTCGATACGGCCAACGCCCGTAAGCGGGTGGCGGCGATCATTGAGGCTCTGAAGCGCTACGAGCCGGACGTAGCGAGCCTCAAGGGGATCGGTTTTTGCGTCACCATCCGCCATGCCGAGTACATGGCCGAGCAGTTCAGCCAGCGCGGCATCCCGTCAGCCCCCTTTGTCTCCGGCATCGACTCCGACCAGTGCGCCGACCTCCTGGCCCGGCTGAGAAACGGCCAGCTCACCTTCCTCTTCACCGTGGACAAGCTGAGTGAAGGGGTGGACGTGCCGGAGATCAACACCGTCCTCTTTCTGCGCCCCACCGAGAGCCTGACGGTCTTTCTCCAGCAGCTCGGCCGCGGCCTGCGCCATGCCCCGGAGAAGGAGTGCCTCACCGTCCTCGACTTTGTCGGTCAGGCCCACCGCCGCTACCGCATCGACACCAAGCTGAAAGCACTCCTCCCCCGGCACCGCTTCGCCATCGACAAGGAAGTGGAGCAAGATTTCCCCCATCTGCCGGCCGGCTGCGCCATCCAGCTTGACCGCCTCTCCCGCCAGTATGTGCTGGACAATATCCGGGAGAACTTCGGCCGTCTGGCGGTGCAGGTGCCGGACCGGCTCCAGACCTTTACCAGCGAGACCGGGCAGGAGCTGACCTTTGGCAACTTCATCCGCTACCACGATTACGAGCCGGAGGTGCTGCTGGCCAAGGAGTCGTGGAGCGAGTGGAAAGCCAAGGCCCAACTGGCGCCGATTCCGGTCGATCCCGATCTGGCGCGGCTGAAGAAAGCCCTGCTCCGGGCGGCCTTCATCAATGGCCCACGGGAAGCAGAGCTGCTGCGGCAACTGCTGGCCATGCTTGCCGCCGGGCAGGTGATCGAGGCGCTGGCTCTGGCCGGTTCATCGGCCATGCTGCTCTATTACCGCATCTGGGGGGATAGGGCGGAGAAGGTGGGGATTGCCTCGCTGGCAGAGGCCTTCCAACGGCTAGCCGCCAACCCGAGCATCTGCGCCGATTTGGACGAGATTTTGGCCTGGTCGTTGGATACCACCGAAGTTGCCGGGATTGCCCCGGAGCTGCCGTATCGTGTGCCGCTGGAGTTGCACGCCCAGTATGGCATTCGTGAGGTTCAGGCCGCCTTTGGCCGTGCGACGCTGGAGAGCAGCGGCCAGACCGGGGTCGGGGTGATGCACTTTGCCGAGCAGAAGACCTATGCCCTGTTGGTGACCTTCCAGAAGACGGAAAAGGAGTTCTCCCCCAGCACCATGTATGCGGATTACCCCATCAGCCGGGAGCTGCTGCACTGGGAGTCCCAGGCCAACACCGCCCAGCATCACACCGACGGGCAGAACCTGATTCATCATCAGGAGCGGGGCTACACGGTTCTGGTATTTGCCCGTGGGAAGAAAAAGCGGAACGGGGTTACAGTGCCGTTCACTTACCTGGGGCCGGTGGATATGGTGAGTTATGAGAGCGAGCGGCCGATTAAGATGGTCTGGCGGCTCAGGTATGCGATGCCGGTGGAGATGTTTGAGGATAATCGGCGGGGTGGGTGA
- a CDS encoding SIR2 family NAD-dependent protein deacylase yields the protein MDVLTDNEFYQHYLQNSQHMMWFLGAGTSRSAGLPTASDIIWDLKHRYYCLHENQDYQKHDINNHAIKSKIQSYMDSKGFPLQWSPEEYSFYFELVFRDDYEAQRKYLLEALASRKVSLNIGHRVLAALLEMNQTKVVFTTNFDDVIETAFSDISGKHLSVYHLEGSYAALSALNTEAFPIYAKIHGDFRYQKIKNLTPDLQTNDREIHKCFLAAAIRFGLVVSGYSGRDENVMTMLRAAIDQNNAFPHGLYWTVPSISKSEPAVQDLITYAQGKGVRAYLVETGTFDEMLSKIWRQVKDKPAAIDAKVRTARVCPVSIPLPGPGKSFPALRTNALPVVTQSIRCGVVTLASPITFSELKERISQKSPKALLTYTEKVLFLGGEPEIRKIFSNDEINSIGQYYIDEIAQSVAASTFLKSFVEEAILTALLREKPILHRVRHRTHYAVIPNASAKDDRFLDLRKAVGFKGDLGYITGNVTNAKELSWAEAVSIRLEERGGKLWIMLKPEIWIKPLDRREEATDFIRSRRRYRFNQCSYQILDAWIKILFGSIGGGGTVNISCFPDAEFKAEFEIGTRTAFSLGVGYGR from the coding sequence ATGGATGTCTTAACTGACAATGAGTTTTACCAGCACTACCTTCAGAATTCACAGCACATGATGTGGTTTTTAGGGGCAGGAACGTCTCGTTCTGCTGGTTTGCCTACTGCTAGCGATATCATTTGGGATCTTAAACATCGATATTACTGCTTACATGAAAATCAGGATTATCAAAAACATGACATCAATAATCATGCAATAAAAAGCAAAATCCAAAGTTATATGGATAGCAAGGGATTTCCTTTACAGTGGAGTCCAGAAGAATACTCATTTTATTTTGAATTGGTCTTCCGCGATGATTACGAGGCGCAACGAAAGTACCTTTTAGAAGCCCTTGCCAGCAGAAAGGTGTCTCTGAATATCGGTCACCGAGTTCTTGCTGCCCTACTTGAGATGAACCAGACCAAAGTTGTTTTCACAACCAACTTTGATGATGTCATAGAAACCGCCTTCTCAGATATTAGTGGCAAGCATTTGTCTGTTTATCACCTTGAAGGATCCTATGCCGCCTTATCTGCATTGAATACCGAAGCCTTTCCCATTTACGCCAAGATTCATGGCGACTTCCGTTATCAAAAAATAAAAAATCTTACCCCAGATCTGCAGACCAATGATCGCGAAATACATAAATGCTTTCTTGCTGCAGCTATCAGGTTCGGTCTTGTTGTATCAGGCTATAGTGGTCGTGATGAAAACGTTATGACTATGCTTCGGGCTGCAATCGATCAGAACAATGCATTCCCGCATGGGCTCTACTGGACCGTACCCTCTATTTCTAAGTCGGAGCCAGCCGTTCAGGATTTGATCACTTACGCACAAGGCAAAGGTGTTCGCGCCTATCTGGTGGAAACCGGTACATTTGATGAAATGCTCTCAAAGATTTGGCGACAGGTGAAAGACAAACCTGCTGCCATCGATGCCAAAGTACGAACAGCCCGAGTTTGTCCCGTTTCCATACCACTACCCGGCCCCGGCAAATCCTTTCCGGCCTTGCGTACCAACGCTCTACCAGTGGTCACTCAATCCATCCGATGCGGAGTTGTAACGTTGGCTAGTCCTATAACCTTCTCCGAGCTGAAGGAAAGGATAAGTCAGAAATCGCCAAAAGCACTCCTGACGTACACGGAAAAGGTATTGTTTTTGGGTGGAGAGCCAGAAATCAGAAAGATTTTTTCAAATGACGAGATCAATTCCATCGGTCAATACTATATTGATGAGATAGCTCAAAGCGTTGCCGCCTCTACTTTCTTGAAATCCTTTGTTGAGGAGGCAATTCTCACTGCGTTATTGCGCGAGAAACCCATTCTGCACCGTGTCCGGCATAGAACACATTATGCAGTTATACCGAATGCCTCAGCAAAAGATGACAGATTTTTGGATTTAAGAAAGGCAGTGGGGTTCAAAGGAGATCTTGGGTACATTACCGGAAACGTTACAAATGCAAAAGAATTGAGTTGGGCTGAAGCCGTGTCGATTCGTCTTGAAGAACGAGGGGGCAAGCTCTGGATCATGCTAAAACCGGAAATTTGGATAAAGCCATTGGATAGGCGAGAAGAGGCCACGGATTTCATTCGAAGTCGAAGACGTTATCGATTCAATCAATGTTCATATCAGATCCTCGATGCCTGGATCAAAATACTGTTCGGTTCAATCGGAGGTGGCGGTACGGTAAATATATCTTGTTTCCCTGATGCAGAGTTTAAAGCCGAGTTCGAGATCGGAACACGCACTGCCTTTAGTCTGGGGGTGGGATATGGCCGATAA